The Brevinematales bacterium region TACCGCGATAAGGAATGGCGGTATTTCGAATGGACCTATCCCGATTACCGGAGCGACGAGTACCGCGCGGTGTTCCAGGAGATCAGGCAAATCTATAAAAAGCAGTTATCCCCCGGCGCAAAGAATCTATCATAAAGTAGTATCGCAGGGTATTGTCACCGCGATGCCGCGCGAAGCGAGGCGAAGCAGTCGATAGGTAATAGATACTTATTACTCGTTCATCTTTCCGTTGTAATAGTGTTAATAAAAATACCTACGGTTTCTTTTTAAAAATTCCCTTCGCGGCTCTGACCGGCGGATTCCCGTGGGGAACGTTAATCTGCATTTTACTGACGAATTCGATGTAAAGTACCGCGCGGTCGTCTTCCGCCTTGAGTTTTCCCGTGAACGCATCGACCTCGCTAATCATCAGATCGACAAAGACATTTGGCGTGAGATGGCTGTTTTTTTTGATAAAACCGATCATCCGGTCAATCCCGTAGAGTTCGCCGGCGGAATTCCTCGATTCGACTATCCCGTCCGTATAAAATAATAGGCGGTCGCCCTCTTCGAGCCTGAGGCAGGCGCTCCCGAAGACGGTTTCCGGGAATACCCCGATAATCGTGCCGGGGGTTTGCAGGTGAATTACCTCCGATGTGGAGGGTTTATACAGCAGTACGGGATGATGTCCCGCGTTGGTATAACAAAACTCGGCAGTTTCAAGATTGAGTGTACCGTAAAACGCGGTGGCGAAGTAGTTGAGGTCGCCGATCAGTTTGGTCATTTCGCCGTTTACATCGCCGACTATTTCGCCGGTATCTTTCGCCCAACCCGAGTTGTCGCTGAACGAAACCTTGAGCATCGTTGTGATGAGCGCCGCCGCGACGCCGTGACCCGATACGTCCGCGATCAGGAAGCCATAACCGTTCCGTCCGACGCGGATGATGTCATACAGGTCGCCTCCGAGTTTCTCCATCGAAATATAACGCGAACCTACCTTAAATTCGGAACGCTCGGTAAAATCCCGGCTGCTGGGCAGGAGATTCTGCTGAACCCGGCGCGCCATCTCGAGCTCCTCGATCAGTGTCTCGTAGAATTGATGCATCGCCTTAGCGGAACGGGAAAACTCCTTATTGCGGATAGATAAGAGTTCGTCGAATTCCTCTCGGATCAGCTGCATATCGTTATTATCTGTGGAATGCCACTTGATGGCGTCGCTGAAACGTGTCAGCAGGGTATTGAAGAGATATACCGCCTGCTGGACTTCTTCGTATCCCTTGATCTGACCGATGGTATACGGCGCGGTCTTGAGCGCGTCGAAATCGAAATCCTGTATAGAGAAGGATAGCCGTTCGAGGGGCTTCGCGGCGGATCGGGCGTTGAGGTAAAGTATTCCCGAACTGATGATAACTGCGGCGAGGAACAGGAAAATATACCCGCTATAAAGTCCTTTGCCGGTTTCTACGATACTCTCCACACCGAAGCCCGCGACAAGGAAATTAGTCGCGCCATTGTTTCCGGCAATTTTTTGGATATACACTGTTTGCAGATCGTTATGAATCTCCATATTGGTCGATCTATTCATCACTGAGTTCGTTATAATCTGTAGAACAATCGGGGATACTTCTTCCCGGTTCCAGAAGCCGAAACTGGAAATTTCCTCCCCGGCGGAATTGAGAAACATCACGAAATCGAGGTCTTTCATTATTTCCAGAGAGCTTTGTTTATCGAGCGCGAGAGGGTTTAGCTTATCGCAGAAATATCTCTCGAACAGCTTGATTTCCAGTTGACGGGTTTTCTCGTACTCGGCGCGGACTACCCGGAACCCGATGAAGAAATACACGGGAGTCAGGACAAGCAGAACGAAGATAAAAATGAGTAAAAACCTGAAAAATAAAGCGTCTCTTGCCTTCATCCGGTATTTCTCCAGAGGTTATTTTACATCGATTATCGTTATATCCGGTACATTCTTATACCCGAAGTTTTCCGGCGCGTACATTTCCTCCGCCTTCGTCTGCGGTATCTGGAATTTTCCCGTAGTCGATGCTTTTACTACGTACTTGATAACATGCTCGCCGCTCTTCAGGTAATTCGCGAAGAATACGACGTGGTCGAAGTACTTTTCGTTATAATCGAACGTGCCCCACCAGTGATTCTGGGCGTCTTCCGCGATACCCTTCTCGTTCGCTTCGGTCGCGAAGTCCAAAT contains the following coding sequences:
- a CDS encoding DUF4416 family protein, yielding YRDKEWRYFEWTYPDYRSDEYRAVFQEIRQIYKKQLSPGAKNLS
- a CDS encoding serine/threonine-protein phosphatase translates to MKARDALFFRFLLIFIFVLLVLTPVYFFIGFRVVRAEYEKTRQLEIKLFERYFCDKLNPLALDKQSSLEIMKDLDFVMFLNSAGEEISSFGFWNREEVSPIVLQIITNSVMNRSTNMEIHNDLQTVYIQKIAGNNGATNFLVAGFGVESIVETGKGLYSGYIFLFLAAVIISSGILYLNARSAAKPLERLSFSIQDFDFDALKTAPYTIGQIKGYEEVQQAVYLFNTLLTRFSDAIKWHSTDNNDMQLIREEFDELLSIRNKEFSRSAKAMHQFYETLIEELEMARRVQQNLLPSSRDFTERSEFKVGSRYISMEKLGGDLYDIIRVGRNGYGFLIADVSGHGVAAALITTMLKVSFSDNSGWAKDTGEIVGDVNGEMTKLIGDLNYFATAFYGTLNLETAEFCYTNAGHHPVLLYKPSTSEVIHLQTPGTIIGVFPETVFGSACLRLEEGDRLLFYTDGIVESRNSAGELYGIDRMIGFIKKNSHLTPNVFVDLMISEVDAFTGKLKAEDDRAVLYIEFVSKMQINVPHGNPPVRAAKGIFKKKP